AAATTGGATTTATAAAAATCATATTCCCTACGCCAGGAATCGGGATCGCTGTAGCGCTCCCATTTCTTCTGCGTTTTTAAAATAATTCTATAAGGTAACATCCCGCCGTCAGTGGTTTTGGCGTTGCCCGTTATAAGCTGTACATCGCCCACTGTACCACCATGTAATGGTTTGGTCTGAAAATCGGTGCAGATTATTGTTGTACCGAGCATTTTGCTTAAAATCGGTGTCAAAGTTTCGGCTGTTATTTCGCTCATTATGGAGTCCTCCAATCGTTTTTTTAAAAGGTACAACATTTTTATGCCTGTTGTTCGCCGTTCAAATTTACCCAACTAGTTTTTCAGAGGTTATGTTATCGAGTTCAGAAAGCAACTGTGCTACGGTCGATTTTCCACTAGCCATGATCCCTGTGGTTAATATAATGCTTGGCTTCTCCATTAACATATTAAAATCACCATCCTTAGCGTCTACATAAACATCATATTTGAAAAGAAGACAACGATGAAAGGTCGACTATAGATATATTCATTTATAACCTCTTGCTGCCCGTTAGCTTAATGAAATAGCGATTGGAAAATGATTAGATATTTGTCTAACCAGTAATCGGACACGTTCTAGTCCTTTACGGCAATCGGTACAAGTTCGTGACCTCGAATCGGGACATGAACTTGTACCGATATAACAAAAAAAGCCGCTAAATTAGCGACTTTCAAGGGGTCAATTAAGAAAACGACTTACACCATACAAACATATTTCCCAGTGCTTGAAATCCAACTCTTGTGTAGACTCGCATCGCGTCATCTGGTTCTGGATCAAGCGTCCACATTCCCCCATGATTGATGTAGAGTTTACTGACGCCGGCCTCTTTTAACTGTCGCATACACTCGTACAACAGGTTTGTTGCCAATCCCCGCCTTCGATATGTGGGAGCCGTTCCAAACGGTTCGATAATTGCGATATTGTTATCACTGTCGAGCCAGATATTTGCAAAGCCGACAATTTCGTTCGTCTCGTTCACAATAACCAAGTCCAAATCCTGACGGTACGTTGGACAGGACATCAAATGAAGGTAAATCTCGATATCTGGCGCAGTCAAACCAGCTGAACCGCTCATGATATTGACCTTTTGCTCTAAATCGCCCGCCTCGATCGGGCGCACCTTGAACCCCTCGGGAAAATGAGGTTCTTGATTCACATCTTCTAAATCAATAACCCCGGAATACATATACCAGGTATGCTGTTCATATCCCCTGGCTTTGAGCGTTTGTACTCGGGGAAGATCCTCAATATAGCCCCAAATATAAACCTCCTGTCCGTTGCGATCTTCAAGTGACGGACCGCAATAGTGTTGTTCCACCCAAGCGAATATTTCATCTTCTAGATGAATGTATTCAGGCCCGGTAAAGCAATATAGAATTCGATAATGCCCAGGCCAAATAGCACCGATAATGGTGTCATTTTCGATTTCGCAAACCATCAGACTTTGAAGGAATTTTTCACCGCCGAAGGCGCGGTTATAATCAAAATCCGCTAGACTAGGATAAAAACGGCGGGTTGGATCGGCAAACTTTTGAGTAATTACCTTACGTAGTGCCATGTAATCGCTCTCATCTTTGTATTTCCGGAATTTCATCGTCATGCCTATCACTCTCCGGTTCCTCATAGTCTGATGAACAATTTCATATGTTCAATACTTTCAGAGTAATCCAATGTTGAAAAGGACTACAAGTGGAAAAATGGTTATATTTATGTTTTCTAAAGATCGTAAATGTGTAGAATAACATCTCATATAAAAAACCCACTGATGCTTAGTTTGATCAGCGGGTTTAAAAGTATTCTTTGCCATAGATCATCTTGGGTATCCTTCTGCACTTATTAAGTACACCTCCACATAATTAGTTCCGTTTAGATATGTCTCCAATACTTATCAGGTACTATTGGTGTCTTTCTATTTCCGCTTGTTTTTTGATTGAATCAACAGTGAGTGCGAAAGCTTCAGCAGCCTTATATGCATCTAATGCATTTTGAAGTCTTTTTACTTGTTGATTCAACTCATTCCTATTCTCTTTGACCTTTATTGTTGCACGCGCAACGTCAATAAGCTCTTCTCTTGCTGCTTTTATAGCCCGGTTATGAGCTTTTTCAATTATTTGTACTGCCATATGAGTATAAATCGTTGCAAACTCTTTATCGCCAATCTGTTGCTCACGAGCAGCTAAGTCACTCTCACTGATTACCCAATCTCCGGAGTCGTTTTTCGAAGCGGCTATACGCCCGTCATTAATCATGTTTAGAATGGTTTTGTAATGAACCCCAAGTAACAACGCTGCTTCTTTAGCATTCATTATTATTCAACCCCTTATCTATAGTTATCCATATATCAAGAGATAATAAGAAGAAAGTAAACAGGATATCATAGCATTCTTTGATGTGGGCTTCACCAAATTAAGAAAAGAAGTGCTAGCCCGCCATTTAAGAAATAGCTTCTAGCACTTCAAATGATCTTTTTTTTAAAAAATGAATCTTCAAAAAGTCTTACACATCTACTTTGCGACTTCCTGACCAGCAATCCGGCCGTAAGTAACAATATCCGAAATGGCATTTCCGCCCAGACGGTTCGCACCATGAACAACGCCTGTCACTTCTCCAGCAGCGTACAGTCCCGGAATAACCTTACCTTCTGTCGACAGAACACGTGCTTTCGTATCAATGACCAGTCCACCCATTGTATGATGGACCGACGGAACTGCTTTTTGAATATAATACGGGCCTTTTTCCAGCGATACCAAACCACCACGATGGTTGTAATCCAGATCCTTGCCTGTCTTCGCATACTCGTTGACTTTACTTATAGTCTCTTTCAATGTTTCTACATTTACCTTGAAGAAATTAGCCGCATCTTCAATCGTGTCAGCCTTATAGAGCATTCCCTCTCTAACTAATTGATCATACTCATCTTGGTGCACTTCGATCGTCTTGCCGATATCGGCGATTTCCTGATTCCAGAATTGGTAAGCGTAACGCCCTTCTTGTGCTAGAATTGCCTTAGAAATGACATCGCGTCGTTCCAATTCCTCTACAAATCGTGTTCCCCCTTGGTTAATCAGTATCGCGCCATCAAACCGGGAATCGGCCACAAGTGAGATTACACCTGTAGCAGGGTCACAGATCGGATAGGTCTGAATATTCTCCATATTCGTAATATCTGCATTAACTGCTTGAGCCATAACAATCCCGTCACCTGTCGTCCCTGGCGTATCCGTAGACATATAGCTCTCATCCAACTCAGGATTATATTGCTTACGCATCTCAATATTAGAACCAAATCCACCGGACGCTATGATAACGCCTTTGTTCGCATGGAAGGTCACCTTTTGACCATTTGTGCTCGCATCAACGCCAACTATTTTACCACTCTCATCCGTTAGTAGGTTCTCAGCTTTCATGTTTGTCTTGATCTTAACTCCAAGCTCTTCGGCCTTGGTCTTGAGCTTCGTAATCAATTCCGCCCCTGTATGGCCGACAGGAATAAGTGCACGCTTACGGGAATGTCCCCCGAACTGGAAGAGGTGATCGGATAAAAACTCTACTTTTACCTCGTCACGTAACCATTCGGCTGAACCCAGTGCTTGCTCGGACAAAATCTTCACGATTTCCGGCTGGCCTAGATTGTCGCCACCCTTCATCGTATCCTGATAAAATAACTCTGGGCTATCATCGGTAATGCCAAGTGCATGCTGAACCCAGTTGTCAGGCGCATTCATCTCCCCACCGGAGATCAATGTGTTACCGCCAACGGTCGGCATCTTCTCCAGAATAACTACGCTTACTCCGGCATCTGCTGCTTCGAGCGCTGCACTAAAGCCAGCACCGCCCGCGCCGATCACGACGACATCGTACGTTTGTTCCGACTCTTCGGTCTGTTTCGCATCAGTTGTTCCACTACCTGCCACCAGCGCAATTCCCGATTTAACAATCGCATCCTGAATTGCATCCAAATACCCCTTGCTCGTCACACTAGATCCACTAATAACATCTACCTCTGCACTATTTGCCTGCATGACATTTTCCTTTAATTGAGTATATACAGGCTCCGATAGTACTTCATTTTCCTTCTGCTCCAGAACCTTCACATCCGTGATTTTATAATCCGTAAAGGTTACCTCAACTTTAATGTCACCATGCTTACCACTACCTACCCCAATGGCCGTCGTTGTACCATTCGATGCATCCTTTGCGTTTTCTTTCGAGCCGCAAGCTGCCATCGTAAATACAAGTGCCAGCACCATAATAATGGACAATACTCTAGCTGCGTGTTTTCTCATAGTTCCTCCCCTGATAACGTTTGTACTTGAATTTTAAACATTGTGAAAAAATGTGCAATATGTATTATAGGCTATGCATCTCCAAATGTATTTGCACATTTTGGACTTTATTTATACATTTTGGATAAGTGATACTTCTCATTTATAAAGGGAATGCAACATGATGTAATAAAGACATGCACTCAATACAACGAAAAATTACATTATATGCCGGAGGATGCTTTCTCTTACTATTCCTTGCGTTGTTAGTCGCCATACACATAGAGATGGAACGAACGGTCGTCCCACTCAATGAATCACTGACACAGCAAATCGTCAATGCCCGGAGCGAACAAATATCCTATTGGTTTCAGCAGCGGATTGGAGAAGTCGAAATGCTCGCCACCCTTGCTTCTGATCATCACTTGACTCGAGAAGAGCTGTTACGCGAAAGTCGCAAGCTCGAACAACGTCGAGGTCATGACTACGAGTCCATTCGGATTGTTGATCTCCAAGGAAACTCTTGGACGCCGGATAGCAACTCTTTCTCTATATTAAATCGAGACTATTATAAAGAACTGATTTCGTCGAATGCTCCCTGCGTTGTAAGTAACGTTATTGTTTCAAGAGCCAACAAAGCAGAGATTGTTGTTATTCTGTACCGTGTTGAACCGCTAGTTCATGAGGATGCAGCTTACATCGCAGCCGCCGTTCCTATCGGTAAAATGAAAGATATCGCCCAAGACATTTTGGTGTATGACGGTAGAGGATCGCTTATCGTTAATTCAGAATTTCCAGAACTGGATGATTCCAGAGCTAACATGGCTATCTTTACGGCTTCGATTACCGGTGTTCCGGGCTGGAAGCTCATATTCCAAGTGCCGAAATCCCAGCTTACCCAAGGTATGACGAAGACCCAGCGGTCGGCTCTTATGGTAGGAACTGTAGTAGGTATCTTCTTTTTGATACTCGTCCTATTATTGGGCTCCTCCATAGCTAAGCCGATACAGGCGCTGCGTCAATTGATGAGACAAGTGGAAGACGGTGACTGGAGCGTGCGTTCTAACGATAAAAGGCGCGATGAGATTGGAGAGTTAGCGCGTAGTTTCAATCAAATGCTCATTAAGCTATATCAATCCCAGCAAGAAAAGAAGGAAATGGAGCTGCAGATGATTCACGAACAGATTAAGCCCCATTTTCTGTATAATACACTGGATACGATTCAATGGATGGCTGCAAGCCATGACGCAAATGATGTGGTGGACATTGTAGAATCCTTAAGCACGTATTTCCGGCTTGGACTCAGCAGCGGCAGTCAATTTGTAACGCTGGAACAAGAATTTCAACATGTCGAGAGCTACTTAAATATCCAATGTGTTCGGTATGATGATATTCTGGATTACGAATTGAGCTATGACAAGCATTTGGAACAACATCAGATCATTCGGTTCATCCTTCAACCACTCGTTGAAAATGCGATTTATCACGGAATCAAGCCGCTGACAAACCAGAAAAGTAAAATATCAATTCGTGCATATAAACAAGGGGATCAACTGATCGTCACCGTCCTGAATAACGGAGTAGACATTCCTAAATCCAGGCTCGCATCACTTCAGAAGACGTTGCGGGACGGAAAAAAAGACAGAAACGAAGAGATCGGATTCGGTCTATATAGTGTCAACCATCGCATCAAACTTGCTTATGGTGAGCTTTACGGTTTGCAGATCAGTAGTGGACAAGGTGTAACCTGTATGACGATAAATGTACCGCTTGGAGGTAACAACTCATGTGGCAAGTCCTAATCGTGGATGACGAGAAAATTATCCGTAATGGCTTACGGAAATACATCCAAGAGAGTCGGCTGCCTTTTGAACCATCAGGAGAAGCAAGGAATGCTGCTGAGGCTCTGTCTCTAATCGAGGAATCCACACCAGACGTATTGCTAGCGGATATTAACATGCCGGGGTTGAATGGCCTTGATCTGGTCGAAATTGTA
Above is a window of Paenibacillus sp. FSL K6-1330 DNA encoding:
- a CDS encoding GNAT family N-acetyltransferase; translation: MTMKFRKYKDESDYMALRKVITQKFADPTRRFYPSLADFDYNRAFGGEKFLQSLMVCEIENDTIIGAIWPGHYRILYCFTGPEYIHLEDEIFAWVEQHYCGPSLEDRNGQEVYIWGYIEDLPRVQTLKARGYEQHTWYMYSGVIDLEDVNQEPHFPEGFKVRPIEAGDLEQKVNIMSGSAGLTAPDIEIYLHLMSCPTYRQDLDLVIVNETNEIVGFANIWLDSDNNIAIIEPFGTAPTYRRRGLATNLLYECMRQLKEAGVSKLYINHGGMWTLDPEPDDAMRVYTRVGFQALGNMFVWCKSFS
- a CDS encoding helix-turn-helix domain-containing protein, giving the protein MNAKEAALLLGVHYKTILNMINDGRIAASKNDSGDWVISESDLAAREQQIGDKEFATIYTHMAVQIIEKAHNRAIKAAREELIDVARATIKVKENRNELNQQVKRLQNALDAYKAAEAFALTVDSIKKQAEIERHQ
- a CDS encoding flavocytochrome c — translated: MRKHAARVLSIIMVLALVFTMAACGSKENAKDASNGTTTAIGVGSGKHGDIKVEVTFTDYKITDVKVLEQKENEVLSEPVYTQLKENVMQANSAEVDVISGSSVTSKGYLDAIQDAIVKSGIALVAGSGTTDAKQTEESEQTYDVVVIGAGGAGFSAALEAADAGVSVVILEKMPTVGGNTLISGGEMNAPDNWVQHALGITDDSPELFYQDTMKGGDNLGQPEIVKILSEQALGSAEWLRDEVKVEFLSDHLFQFGGHSRKRALIPVGHTGAELITKLKTKAEELGVKIKTNMKAENLLTDESGKIVGVDASTNGQKVTFHANKGVIIASGGFGSNIEMRKQYNPELDESYMSTDTPGTTGDGIVMAQAVNADITNMENIQTYPICDPATGVISLVADSRFDGAILINQGGTRFVEELERRDVISKAILAQEGRYAYQFWNQEIADIGKTIEVHQDEYDQLVREGMLYKADTIEDAANFFKVNVETLKETISKVNEYAKTGKDLDYNHRGGLVSLEKGPYYIQKAVPSVHHTMGGLVIDTKARVLSTEGKVIPGLYAAGEVTGVVHGANRLGGNAISDIVTYGRIAGQEVAK
- a CDS encoding sensor histidine kinase; amino-acid sequence: MHSIQRKITLYAGGCFLLLFLALLVAIHIEMERTVVPLNESLTQQIVNARSEQISYWFQQRIGEVEMLATLASDHHLTREELLRESRKLEQRRGHDYESIRIVDLQGNSWTPDSNSFSILNRDYYKELISSNAPCVVSNVIVSRANKAEIVVILYRVEPLVHEDAAYIAAAVPIGKMKDIAQDILVYDGRGSLIVNSEFPELDDSRANMAIFTASITGVPGWKLIFQVPKSQLTQGMTKTQRSALMVGTVVGIFFLILVLLLGSSIAKPIQALRQLMRQVEDGDWSVRSNDKRRDEIGELARSFNQMLIKLYQSQQEKKEMELQMIHEQIKPHFLYNTLDTIQWMAASHDANDVVDIVESLSTYFRLGLSSGSQFVTLEQEFQHVESYLNIQCVRYDDILDYELSYDKHLEQHQIIRFILQPLVENAIYHGIKPLTNQKSKISIRAYKQGDQLIVTVLNNGVDIPKSRLASLQKTLRDGKKDRNEEIGFGLYSVNHRIKLAYGELYGLQISSGQGVTCMTINVPLGGNNSCGKS